In one Planctomycetia bacterium genomic region, the following are encoded:
- a CDS encoding exo-alpha-sialidase gives MLAPYAGLLSLVILGIASFQDATRTDKTHRKTIVHQVVPVSGKEVIGPAEVSVAINPIKPDEVRAISFTHGGSTLYTSDDGGLKWTSSRFPQTDNTRMQGDDLLVYDAQGNLHHACIRFTGIRTKRPSRAGNGIFTHRYLEGKWSPATPVVDHVNTVEPFEDKPWLAIDNSASSHKGNVYVSWTRFDEYGNKDPDKKSHLYFSRSTNGRAGYQPVIRVSDTPGDCVDSSQTIMGGMPAVGPKGQVYVVWSGPVGIMLDRSLDGGVTFGKDVQVQNNPGGWDQPVAGTMRANGLPVIGVDHSTGPRHGTIYVTWADTRHGDLDIFCCSSSDQGATWTQPVRVNNDPQKNGKLQFFPWMSVDPADGSVNVLFYDRRDEEGMQTTMTMARSIDGGKTFVNYAINQPAFTCSDKVFFGDYIGIAAHHGKLVAVYSYFKGKTELALSAAVFKFKPGTQEVVE, from the coding sequence ATGTTAGCACCTTATGCCGGCCTACTATCCCTCGTCATCCTGGGCATAGCATCATTCCAGGATGCAACCAGGACAGATAAAACACATCGAAAAACCATTGTCCACCAGGTGGTGCCTGTTTCCGGCAAAGAGGTGATTGGGCCTGCCGAAGTTTCAGTGGCCATTAATCCCATCAAACCTGATGAGGTAAGAGCCATCTCGTTTACTCACGGTGGCAGCACGCTGTATACCTCCGACGATGGCGGCCTCAAGTGGACATCATCGCGTTTTCCCCAAACGGATAACACCCGAATGCAGGGTGATGATCTGCTCGTCTACGATGCTCAGGGTAACCTGCATCATGCCTGCATCCGCTTCACCGGCATTCGAACCAAGCGACCAAGCCGGGCGGGGAACGGCATTTTCACGCACCGCTACCTTGAAGGCAAATGGTCACCAGCTACCCCGGTCGTTGATCACGTCAACACGGTGGAACCCTTTGAAGACAAACCCTGGCTGGCGATTGATAACAGCGCTTCCAGCCATAAGGGAAATGTTTACGTCAGTTGGACTCGTTTTGATGAATACGGGAATAAAGATCCTGACAAGAAAAGCCATCTGTATTTCAGCCGATCCACCAATGGCAGAGCAGGGTATCAGCCCGTGATACGCGTTTCCGACACGCCCGGCGATTGTGTTGACAGCAGCCAGACCATTATGGGTGGCATGCCCGCTGTGGGGCCGAAAGGACAGGTGTATGTTGTCTGGTCCGGGCCCGTGGGCATCATGCTCGACCGGTCACTCGATGGCGGAGTGACGTTCGGCAAGGATGTTCAGGTGCAGAACAATCCCGGCGGATGGGATCAACCCGTCGCAGGCACCATGCGTGCTAATGGCTTGCCTGTTATCGGCGTGGATCATTCAACAGGGCCTCGCCATGGAACCATCTACGTCACCTGGGCCGACACCCGGCACGGTGATCTCGATATCTTCTGTTGCAGTTCTTCAGATCAGGGTGCAACCTGGACCCAGCCTGTGCGGGTGAACAACGATCCGCAGAAGAATGGCAAACTGCAGTTCTTCCCCTGGATGTCCGTTGACCCAGCAGATGGCTCGGTCAATGTGCTCTTCTACGACCGTCGCGATGAAGAGGGCATGCAAACCACCATGACGATGGCTCGCAGCATTGATGGCGGCAAGACTTTTGTGAATTATGCCATCAATCAACCTGCCTTCACCTGCAGCGACAAGGTCTTCTTCGGCGATTACATTGGCATCGCCGCTCATCACGGTAAACTCGTTGCTGTCTATTCGTATTTCAAAGGCAAAACCGAACTGGCATTGTCTGCTGCTGTG